Proteins found in one Promicromonospora sukumoe genomic segment:
- a CDS encoding SDR family NAD(P)-dependent oxidoreductase, protein MTTHDYLASLFSLEGRTAVVTGGSSGIGRAIAEALAQAGARTVLVARGAERLDDVAAGLRERGCAVETVVADLSTRDGIQAAADGIVAAAGEPDILVNSAGINLRPHLGEVDQATWDVTMTVNLEAPFLLGQRFAPGMADRGFGRLVHISSQQAHRSFVDSGVYGVSKGGLESLARSQSEAWSSRGVTANTLVPGFVLTPLNQRLQDDAARVAALAARTTVGRNGVPEDFAGAAVFLASAASGYVTGHSLFVDGGFSVH, encoded by the coding sequence ATGACGACGCACGACTACCTGGCCTCCCTCTTCTCCCTGGAGGGCCGCACCGCCGTGGTGACCGGCGGCAGCTCTGGCATCGGCCGCGCCATCGCCGAGGCGCTCGCCCAGGCCGGGGCGCGCACCGTGCTCGTGGCCCGCGGCGCCGAGCGCCTGGACGACGTCGCCGCCGGGCTGCGCGAGCGGGGCTGCGCCGTCGAGACGGTCGTCGCCGACCTCTCGACCCGCGACGGCATCCAGGCCGCCGCCGACGGGATCGTCGCGGCCGCCGGTGAGCCCGACATCCTCGTCAACAGCGCCGGCATCAACCTGCGCCCGCACCTCGGCGAGGTCGACCAGGCGACCTGGGACGTCACCATGACGGTCAACCTGGAGGCCCCGTTCCTGCTCGGGCAGCGGTTCGCGCCCGGCATGGCCGACCGCGGCTTCGGCCGGCTCGTGCACATCTCCTCGCAGCAGGCCCACCGCTCGTTCGTCGACAGCGGCGTCTACGGCGTCTCCAAGGGCGGCCTCGAGTCGCTCGCCCGCTCCCAGTCCGAGGCCTGGTCGTCGCGCGGCGTCACCGCGAACACCCTGGTGCCCGGCTTCGTCCTGACGCCCCTGAACCAGCGCCTGCAGGACGACGCCGCCCGCGTCGCAGCCCTCGCCGCCCGCACCACCGTGGGCCGCAACGGCGTGCCCGAGGACTTCGCGGGCGCCGCCGTCTTCCTCGCGAGCGCCGCCTCGGGCTACGTCACGGGCCACTCGCTGTTCGTCGACGGCGGGTTCTCGGTGCACTGA
- the metH gene encoding methionine synthase produces the protein MRTRVVVADGAMGTMIQEANPTLDDYQGLEGCNEILTVSRPDLIAGVHDAFLAVGVDAIESNTFGANWSNLSDYGIDDRIRELAREGARIARGRADAFSTPERPRWVLGSMGPGTKLPSLGHTTYAHLRDTFAEQAAGLIEGGADALLIETSQDLLQAKAAVTGCRQAMAAASDGGVGQRVAIIVSVTVETTGTMLMGSEIGAALVALQALDIDAIGMNCATGPEQMSEHLRHLSQHAQMPVACMPNAGLPVLGPHGASYPLTPQELAAAHTQFAREFGLGLVGGCCGTTPEHMRLVVEAVGGQPVAVREPARENAVASLYSATDLRQETSFLAIGERTNANGSKAFREAMLESRWDDVVDIARAQTRDGAHLLDVCVDYVGRDGVADVRDVVSRLASASTLPLVIDSTEPAVIRAGLELLGGRGVVNSVNFEDGDGPTSRFGRIMPAVVEHGAAVVALTIDEEGQARTADGKVDIASRLIDTLVGDWGMRVDDIIVDALTFPIATGQEETRRDAIETIEAIRRITRKYPGVHTTLGVSNVSFGLNPAARAVLNSVFLHEATEAGLDSAIVHAAKILPLSSIPDEQRQTALDLVWDKREWDADGNLTYDPLSKLLDLFEGVDAGAIRDARAAELAGLPVGERLARRIIDGARKGLEPDIEEALGDGMKALDIVNDHLLEGMKVVGELFGKGEMQLPFVLQSAEVMKTAVALLEPHMERVEGDNGSKGTIVLATVRGDVHDIGKNLVDIILTNNGYTVVNIGIKQPVSAMIDAAIEHDADVIGMSGLLVKSTVVMKENLEELASRGFEKRWPVLLGGAALTRTYVEDDLAGAFPGTVRYAKDAFEGLRLMEPLVRVARGASPDDVALPALRKRRHGVVTVTQTAPEDLPARSDVAADNPVPDPPFWGTRIVKGVQLAEYAAFLDERATFMGQWGLKPGRSDDGASYEELVETEGRPRLAEWMDRILTDKIMDPTVVYGYFPVWSEGDDVVVAHHGDLAGIGAPDGGSGGPVGTERLRFHFPRQRRDRHLCLADFVRPRSYVEETGRFDVLPVQLVTVGDLVSAHTAKLFEANKYREYMELHGLSVQLTEALAEFWHARVRSELGFASEEPGTVEGMFKLEYRGARMSLGYPACPDMEDRHKVVELLRPERVGVTLSDELQLHPEQSTDAFVFHHPEAKYFSV, from the coding sequence ATGCGCACGCGCGTGGTCGTGGCCGACGGCGCGATGGGCACGATGATCCAGGAGGCGAACCCGACCCTGGACGACTACCAGGGCCTGGAGGGCTGCAACGAGATCCTGACGGTCTCGCGGCCCGACCTCATCGCGGGCGTGCACGACGCGTTCCTCGCGGTGGGCGTGGACGCCATCGAGTCGAACACCTTCGGGGCGAACTGGTCGAACCTGTCGGACTACGGCATCGACGACCGCATCCGCGAGCTGGCCCGCGAGGGCGCCCGGATCGCGCGGGGACGCGCCGACGCCTTCTCGACGCCGGAGCGCCCGCGCTGGGTGCTGGGCTCGATGGGCCCCGGCACCAAGCTGCCGTCCCTGGGCCACACCACGTACGCCCACCTGCGGGACACCTTCGCGGAGCAGGCGGCGGGCCTCATCGAGGGCGGCGCGGACGCGCTGCTCATCGAGACCAGCCAGGACCTGCTGCAGGCCAAGGCCGCCGTGACGGGCTGCCGGCAGGCGATGGCCGCCGCGTCGGACGGCGGCGTCGGGCAGCGGGTCGCGATCATCGTGTCGGTGACCGTCGAGACCACCGGGACCATGCTGATGGGCTCGGAGATCGGCGCGGCGCTGGTCGCGCTGCAGGCGCTGGACATCGACGCGATCGGCATGAACTGCGCGACCGGCCCGGAGCAGATGAGCGAGCACCTGCGGCACCTGTCGCAGCACGCGCAGATGCCGGTGGCGTGCATGCCGAACGCGGGCCTGCCGGTGCTGGGCCCGCACGGCGCGTCCTACCCCCTGACGCCGCAGGAGCTGGCCGCGGCGCACACGCAGTTCGCGCGCGAGTTCGGGCTGGGCCTGGTGGGCGGCTGCTGCGGCACCACGCCGGAGCACATGCGGCTGGTGGTCGAGGCTGTGGGCGGGCAGCCCGTGGCCGTGCGCGAGCCGGCGCGGGAGAACGCCGTCGCCTCGCTGTACTCGGCGACGGACCTGCGCCAGGAGACGAGCTTCCTCGCGATCGGCGAGCGCACCAACGCCAACGGCTCCAAGGCGTTCCGCGAGGCGATGCTGGAGAGCCGCTGGGACGACGTCGTCGACATCGCCCGCGCGCAGACCCGCGACGGCGCGCACCTGCTGGACGTGTGCGTGGACTACGTGGGGCGTGACGGCGTCGCGGACGTGCGCGACGTCGTCTCCCGCCTGGCCTCCGCGAGCACGCTGCCGCTGGTGATCGACTCCACGGAGCCCGCCGTCATCCGCGCGGGCCTGGAGCTGCTGGGCGGGCGCGGCGTGGTCAACTCGGTGAACTTCGAGGACGGCGACGGGCCGACGTCGCGGTTCGGGCGGATCATGCCGGCGGTCGTGGAGCACGGCGCCGCCGTCGTCGCCCTGACGATCGACGAGGAGGGGCAGGCGCGCACCGCCGACGGCAAGGTCGACATCGCGTCGCGGCTGATCGACACCCTGGTGGGCGACTGGGGCATGCGGGTGGACGACATCATCGTCGACGCCCTGACGTTCCCCATCGCGACGGGCCAGGAGGAGACACGACGCGACGCGATCGAGACCATCGAGGCGATCCGGCGCATCACGCGGAAGTACCCCGGGGTGCACACGACGCTCGGCGTCTCGAACGTGTCGTTCGGTCTCAACCCGGCCGCCCGCGCGGTGCTGAACTCGGTGTTCCTGCACGAGGCGACCGAGGCGGGGCTGGACTCGGCGATCGTGCACGCGGCGAAGATCCTGCCGCTGTCCTCCATCCCGGACGAGCAGCGGCAGACGGCGCTGGACCTCGTGTGGGACAAGCGCGAGTGGGACGCCGACGGCAACCTCACCTACGACCCCCTGTCCAAGCTGCTGGACCTGTTCGAGGGCGTGGACGCCGGGGCGATCCGCGACGCGCGCGCCGCGGAGCTCGCGGGGCTGCCCGTGGGCGAGCGGCTCGCGCGGCGCATCATCGACGGCGCCCGCAAGGGCCTGGAGCCGGACATCGAGGAGGCCCTGGGCGATGGGATGAAGGCCCTGGACATCGTCAACGACCACCTGCTGGAGGGCATGAAGGTCGTCGGCGAGCTGTTCGGCAAGGGCGAGATGCAGCTCCCGTTCGTGCTGCAGTCGGCGGAGGTGATGAAGACCGCCGTCGCGCTGCTGGAGCCGCACATGGAGCGGGTCGAGGGCGACAACGGGTCGAAGGGCACGATCGTGCTGGCGACGGTGCGCGGCGACGTGCACGACATCGGCAAGAACCTCGTGGACATCATCCTGACGAACAACGGCTACACGGTGGTCAACATCGGCATCAAGCAGCCGGTGAGCGCCATGATCGACGCCGCGATCGAGCACGACGCCGACGTCATCGGCATGTCGGGGCTGCTCGTGAAGTCGACCGTGGTGATGAAGGAGAACCTGGAGGAGCTGGCCTCGCGCGGGTTCGAGAAGCGCTGGCCGGTGCTGCTGGGCGGGGCAGCGCTGACCAGGACGTACGTCGAGGACGACCTCGCCGGCGCCTTCCCCGGCACCGTCCGGTACGCGAAGGACGCCTTCGAGGGTCTCCGGCTCATGGAGCCCCTGGTGCGGGTCGCGCGGGGCGCGTCGCCGGACGACGTCGCCCTGCCCGCGCTGCGCAAGCGCCGGCACGGCGTGGTGACGGTGACCCAGACGGCGCCCGAGGACCTGCCCGCCCGGTCCGACGTCGCCGCCGACAACCCGGTGCCGGACCCGCCGTTCTGGGGCACGCGGATCGTCAAGGGCGTGCAGCTCGCCGAGTACGCGGCGTTCCTGGACGAGCGGGCGACGTTCATGGGCCAGTGGGGCCTCAAGCCGGGCCGCTCGGACGACGGCGCCTCCTACGAGGAGCTGGTCGAGACCGAGGGGCGGCCGCGGCTCGCGGAGTGGATGGACCGCATCCTGACCGACAAAATCATGGACCCGACGGTCGTGTACGGGTACTTCCCGGTGTGGTCGGAGGGCGACGACGTCGTGGTCGCGCACCACGGCGACCTCGCCGGCATCGGGGCGCCCGACGGCGGCTCCGGTGGTCCCGTCGGGACGGAGCGGCTGCGGTTCCACTTCCCGCGGCAGCGGCGCGACCGGCACCTGTGCCTGGCCGACTTCGTGCGGCCGCGGTCCTACGTCGAGGAGACGGGGCGGTTCGACGTGCTGCCGGTGCAGCTCGTGACGGTCGGCGACCTCGTTTCCGCGCACACCGCGAAGCTCTTCGAGGCGAACAAGTACCGCGAGTACATGGAGCTGCACGGCCTGTCGGTGCAGCTCACGGAGGCGCTGGCGGAGTTCTGGCACGCGCGGGTGCGGTCCGAGCTCGGGTTCGCGTCCGAGGAGCCCGGCACCGTGGAAGGCATGTTCAAGCTGGAGTACCGCGGGGCGCGGATGTCGCTCGGGTACCCGGCGTGCCCCGACATGGAGGACCGG